Sequence from the Neomonachus schauinslandi chromosome 9, ASM220157v2, whole genome shotgun sequence genome:
TTTCTGCAGCTCATCAGAGAGCAAATGGTGGAGATTAATAACAAAAGGACACACAGGCTTATGGGGTTATGTGAGGCTAATCACATTAGATTTTAAGGTTTATGAGCTTAGGCATACACTTTGGAGTGCTGGCCCCCATATCCTATCCGTTAACTCTgaaatgcagaatatataaatttaacagTGCAGAttcaacagaaaaagaacaaaggtgtTAGCATGCTACACCCCAGAGCTTCCAACCACATGAAATCATTTCCAAAGTTGGTGTCCTTTCCTGCTTACCCAGAGTTAGATTCCACAAAGTTTGGTGCTTGAGGCTCACCTCCCTATAGCAAATGTCTATTTCACAAATTTGCATTTTGGAGTAAATGTGTTTCATCAGTGTGAAAGTGTGTGCAGTGATTTGGTAAGGAACAAATTTGGGGGCAAAGGCtcaagctaaaaaataaaaatggtatttattcaGCTTTTTGGAAATATAAGTAACACAATAGACgacaaagagcaaaacaaaacaaacccctgACATGTTATATGATCAATCACTTCCAGGCACAACAGCAtttattaatgaatataaaaaaataaatttgattttatttttatctgctttcCTCCCAGCTTTAACTACATAGGTGTTTTTGGAAGCTTGAGTTTCTAAAAAAATTCCACAGCTATACCGGCCCCTACAACGTGACTGAGTGAGGTTACGGTCCCACTCCCATAGGGAAATAAATGTCTATCATTGGGGATTCTGAACATCTaagacctccaggatccttaaaAAACAGGTGTTTTTGTTAGGATCCTTCTCACATGGGAAAATGCAGCCATTATCCATTAAACCACAATCCAATGTTCTCCGCAGGACTACCAGACTAGGCCACTGAGCTTTTCTGGCAGCCTTGCCTGGAGCCTCTCAAGTTGCACCAAAAGTGGGAGTCACAGAACCAAAGATAAGGCATTTCTGACCTTTCCTCCTAGAAGTCAGAGAGTTCTCTGGGTAGGGAGGGTAAGGAGGTTTTGCATCAAGCCTGCCTTCACACTCAGTACTGGGGGAAGGGCTGCTAAGTCTACCCAGTGCACAGTTGCGTTGAGTGTCTGGAGTGTACTTACCCATCACCACACAAGGCAGTTAAGAGTAAATTAGCATGTCACCCTGTACCAAGCCCCTTCAAAACAGAGGCAAATTTGGTGAACGAAGGCCACTGCCTGCGGTAATAACCCCAGTTCACCTAGGTCCTTTCCTGAAGAACCATATTAATCTCCTGATTCAAGAGGCATCTCTGGCCAGGACAGAGCACGCAAGGAAAACGTAACTTCTGGGTAGGGCAATGCCACACGGAGTTTAGAGGTTGTGGTTTAGTCTACAGTACAAGAAGATGGTGGCATCACTAGTATTTAGAGCTGGAAAGAGCCTTGGCCGGACCACACTCCTGGAGCATCTTTACTAATGCAGCTTAATGGCCGTTGCCCAGATGTCGTTGCTGGGGAGCGGGGGAAGGACCCATCCTTGGGGAACGGAGTTGCCTTTGGGATGATCAGATGGCACCAGGTACTGATCCCAATCATGCCTTAATAAGAACATTGTAGAACaactgtttatttctgttttattccaaGCAACATGTTCAGCAACTAAATATTCTATTTCAGGACTTAGCTTTCAAATGACTGACGTACTAGTCCACTAAAGAACTTGACTTCTAGGCATTATGCAAAAAGACTGTATTTCTTAAATGTACATATGAAGGGCAAAAAACTGCAAAGAACTTACAATCTTATGGATAACCAAATAATATACAGTTGATCCTCATTATTTGCAGGTTCCACGTTTGCAAAGTTGCCTATTCATGAAAATTCGTCTGTAACCCCACAATCATTACTCGTGGTGCTTTCGTGGTCACTTGCCAACATGCACGGAACAATGAAAAATCTGAGTCCCTGACAGGCACATTCCCACCTGAGGTTGAATAAGGTGACACTGTCTTCTTGTTTTCAGCCTCACACTGTAAAGAAGTGTCCTTTCTACAGTCTATTTAGCACCAcattttccacatatttgtgcTTTTACTGGTGCCTCTGCTTTATGAGACGGCCCCCAGGTATGCCGCAGTGCTAGCTAGCATGAGAAGGCTGGCGTGTGTCTTACGGAGAACACATGCTTGCTAGAGAAGCTATGTTGAAGCATGAGTGACAGTGCTGTTAGCTAGGAGTTCAAAGCTAATAAATcgacaatatatattaaataaggtgtttttaaaaagaaatccacgTAAAACGATGTTATATATTGATCGGTTGATGAAAACGTTGTGGCTtcaggctcacaggaacctaaccctgtatttcttTGAGGGGTAGCAGCCCAGTATTCTCTAATTCAGTACATGCAGCTTTACAGAACatagctactgtgaataatgagaATCTACTGTACTTATATACAAAGAGACAAAGCTAAAACTTGTATGTTAGCCAGAAATATACTTTTCCCAGAACACAAACTTGGTATGCTAAAAAGCATCATTAGAGCTATAGAAGGAACCTGAGAGATCACTTAGTCACAGTGATTTTCAAACCAGGCTTTCAAGACCGCTAGGCCCCAAGCAGATGTTCTGGGGAATCTAGGAAACAACAAAGTGATTCCAGTCAGTAACAGATTTGAAGTGCCTACGGAACCCACTCATTCCAACtatttacaaatggatttttcAGAAGACTGTCTTTGGGAAGAACGCTACTGCTGAAGTTTGAAGGCCACATTCTAGTCCATCATTTGcattttgtaggtgaggaaaGTGAGACCCAGACAGCTGAAAACTTGGCCCAGCTCATTAGTGACGGCCGATTAAGATGAGATTCCTTGTTCCTAGCTCTCCTGGCTTTGACCTGTAGGAACTCACAAGCTGGTATGGGGCTTAAACAGCCTCCATAGGCAAGTAGGCAGGGAGGGTTTCCTTCCCTTGGTCTGTTTAGCAGCAGAAGAGAATTAGGAAAAGGAAGCCAATGCTTTAAGTCAATACAACAGCTACAGCATGAGACAATACTTGTTGGGCAAATCACAAcctgagtttcagtttcttcacctgttaAAACAGAGACATCTACTTCTCAAGGACTGAGGACTAAAGGCATGTGTGGCATCCTTAGAACCTAGAAACTTTACATAAACcagtaagaaattaaaaaaagagagagatagcaataGACCTCAACAACACAAGCACCTCAAGTGCTTCTTGCTACCCAAGGGGAAGGCAACATGGAGAGAGTGCCCCTCTGACCTTATCTGGATGAGTGCTGGCAGGGAGTGCTCGGCTTGGAGGTAATACTGTCGGAAGGGTTGCAAGAGGTGAGCGAGAGGGAActcatctgaaaaagaaaagcacgtTACCACATCATCACACTTCATATCTAGAGTGTATTTCTCAATGCAAGCTGACTGAGCTTAGGACTATGACAATATGACAATGTGAtcaaatatttcatctttatccatttcacAGTACACAGTACACAGTTTAGAATTTCAAATCTTGAAGGTGCCATTTGCTGCTTAGCTTAGGTTGAGATCATTCATGAGGAAAAAGAGCTGCCAAtctagtattttccttttctcccctggTTACAGAGGAACTTACCTGGATCCCCAAATAACTTGGACTCAATTTCACGCTTCTGaagtaaaaatttctctttttctttcctctgtttcttttctaattctcttttcctctcttcctcttgttcTCCTTCCAACATGACTCTGAGGGCTCTCTCTTCAGCTTCATATAATTCAGAGCgttttttaatgagttttcttAGTCGCTGAAGATGATGCTCAAAAGTCTCATCTGCTGAGGCTGGAGGACAGACCCCTAGGAAGAGATCCAAATGGCATTTTAGATAAAACTTTTTATCCCCAAATCTGTGTCCTAATAATAAGAGTCTCAGTCCTACTTACATTATGAATTTGCAAATTCTAACCCATCTTCAAGGCTCAATTTGATCTTGAGTCTCCAATTAATCTGACCCCACCCTGACTTTCCCTAACTCCTCTCTCTGGATCATACCACTTAACCTGAGTTTATTTCTAATGGCTTTGATCCTTTGGGCTGTGAGCTCACTAGAGAGAAATATCTTATACTTCTTCACTCTGATATTCCCATAGCACAGGCTCCCAGGCTCAACTAATAAACAATTCTCCTGCTAACAGAGTCTGAAGTTCTGGGAGAACACACTTGGATAATGAGGAAGAAATACACATAACCAACCACACTGACCTCACAGTCTGCTGCTTAGTGTAGAGTgaccaaatatttcattttgcccAGTTTTAGTATTGAAAGCACAGCATCCTGGGAAACCTGGGATGGTTAGTCACCCTGATTTAAATGTGAGGTCAGCTAATAGGATAGGCAACATAGCTAGTGCCACAATTGGAAAATTTGATTATAGACTAGTTAGTAGGTGATATCAGACGATTATTACTAATTTTGTTATGCGTGATAATGGCATCATAGTTGACTATGCCTATTTTATTTAGGTGTTCTATTTTTGTGCATGagtgagtttttttaaaagattttttatttattcatttgagagagagaaagagagagaaggagtggggggggcggtcagagggagagggagaagcagactctgcacggagcagggagcccaatgaggggctcgatcccaggaccccgggatcatgacctgagccaaaggcagatgcttaactgactcttgatttcggctcaggtcataatctcagggtcaggagatcaagccctgagtcagtctccacactgagtgtgcttctccctttccttcttctcctcccctggcttgtgctctctcccaagtaaacaaacaaacaaacaaacaaacaaacaaaatctttaaaaaaatttcataaggaaaatgttttaaaatttaaggaaCACTTGAATGGGGCGCAGCTGTGCACTCACTACCACACGGCCCTGCGATAGAAAAGCTGCTGAAGCTGCTGGTGATTCATCCTGTAGTGATGTGGGTGTTGGCCATCCTGTTAGttctcaaagattttaaaagcaaatgtacTTATTATGGAAGCATCTTAACAATACCAgatacaaggaagaaaaaaattcgaACACCATGAACATAATCAACCATTTTTATTTCCCCCTGTTGAGCCTGCAGTCATTTTTTTCATCCATACATTAGCAACGTCACATAGTTCAACATAATATGTGGAATTTCTACATCTCCATTTCAATTCTCTATATTCTTCTCCAGTCTTTATAATTATTGAACGGCTCTATTCCTCTTTCATCAAATcaatgtaccataatttacttaacaaGCTCCCTACTcctggacacttaggctgttccAAATGTCCTATTATCATATACTGTTATTGGGCatgttacttttttccttttacagattATTTCTGTAAGATAAATCCTCAAGAGAAGAAATGTTTATGAGTACTTCCAGGATCGCCTAAATGTGGTACTAAACTGCTTCCTAAAAGAGCTGATCGAGGCCTTTGGAGGTCTGATTCTTTTCTCCTTCAACCATCGCCACTAAGTGGTTGTGGAATTCGCTCTCCTATCTTCACCTCCAAGGCTAACATTTCTCCAGGTCATTTTCTCATGACTGCTTTGCTTGAACAGGTTTCCAATCACTCAGTCCCAACTATAGAAACTCTACAACTCAAATCCATCTTCTACTAAGTTGCCAACTATTttccaaatacacacaaaattctTATGCAGTGAGAAACTCAAGCTGTCACTACCCTGTTTCGTAATAATTTCatgattgtttaatttttttacctAGACCAggaattggcaaactttttctgtaaagggccagatagtactAAAATCTGCCAGTACAGCCAAAATACAGACACTCCATCAGCCCCAAAGTGCCCCCCCCAAGACCGCAAGAGGAATGGTGGCCTGCCCCCATCTCACGCTGCTGGGCCTGCACCACGAACCCACGCCTCCATCAACCTTTCACTGATCACTTCTGATCTCCACGATACATTCCCTCAGAAATGGCAATCCTCACCCAGTCTTTCTCTTGACCCCAAGTACTGACATGGTTTaggttccctctgcctctcccactcactcCTCCAGCTCCTGCAGCTCCTACATACCAAtgccttcttttcccttcagCCCCCCACACCTTAGGGCCTTGTCCGGTCTTTGAACCTTGGCATGGTGAGAAAAAATCTGCTACCTCTAAAGTCTTAAGCATGATTTTTTTCTGACTAGGACCTTCTACCCTCCCAGAAGGAGTGGAGGGGGggcggtcagagggagagggagaagcagactccgcaccgagcagggagccgggagcccaatgaggggctcgatcccaggaccccgggatcatgacctgagccgaaggcagatgcttaaccgactcttgatttcggcttatcTCCTCCCTGGAGACTGTCGGCTTCACTAAAACCTCCAAGTGAATGTATCCAAATCCACCCCCCTTCTACTCATCCTCACAACTTATGGTCACTCTTAAAGCAAAACCCTAACAGCCCTGTGCTCACCTGCCAGTTGCAGAGCACTCCTGGGAGAAGTCATCTGATTATGATCTAGCGCTAGTACACAATGACATCAGCTGCGCCCACCGCACCTCCCTACAACCATACTCCCATGGGTCTCTAGTTGGCTCGTACTCATTCTTCACAGCAGTTATCTCAAACCTTTACTGCTCTCCTAAAGCCTTCCTTCTCTACTGTCTCTGAAGCAAACCGTCTAACCTATCTCAGAGAAAACAGGCTAGTAGGGCAGGAAATCTCTTAACTTTCAGCCCCCAATTTCACTCTTTCGCATGACTACCCATCCTTGTCTCCTTCATTTTCATTCCAGTGGAAGATAGatcattctaggggcgcctgggcagctcggtcagttaagtgtctgtcttcggctcaggtcatgatcctggggtcctgggatcgagccccatgtcaggctcctgctcagcgggaaacctgcttctccctctcctccccctgcttgtactctctctctctccatcaaataaatggagaaataaaatcttaaaaaaaaaaaaaaggtggatcCTTCTACACTTAAGTTAATCCCTCCACCTGGGATCAGGAGTCTCCCTACCTCCTGCAGGACCTTGAGCCATCAACTAtccctcctgcttctctctgaccctctccctctactcACTCCTTTGCTCGGCAATTAAACATCTTCAAATTTTCCCCACGACCCTAAGATTACCACCCCGCCCTTTACACTGTCAGATACAGATCttgctctctcctttcttcccaggCAAATGTTAGTAAGTTGAACTCACTGTTTGCTTTTCTTATCTCCTATTCTCTCTTTAATCTAGTCTAGTCTACCTAGACTCTACCCATACCATTCTGCTGAAATGCACCCAGCATAGTTCACTGATGATCTATTGGGTACTAACTGCCATGGAAGTTCCTCAATCTTTAGGTACTATCATTATTCccttcttacagatgaggaaaccaaggcagagaCGTTTGGGTAACCTGCCCAAGATAACACAATCTCTCTGAGCATTTGCCACTTttcagaaggagggagggggacctACCTTCTCCTTTTACTTCTCTGACCTCTCTTGTGGCCACCCCTTTATCCATCTGGATTTTGACATTCCCTAGGATTCTGTCTTTTTGGCCCTCACCTTGTACTATACAACCTCCTTAAGGTCATGCCTACTTGTGGCTACATGCTGATGACCTCTTAACCAGGATGTACCACAGGCACCTCAAACTTACCCATGTCCCAAATTGAACTCACCAAACCCAAATCTGTTCCTCCTCCCATTGCTGAGTTTCCCAAGTTATTTACTTATAcactccctctctcctttatTCCTATTTCTTAAATCCATTTACTCTTCTCCAACTCATCATCTGACCCTTAGTTCACACTCCCATATTATCCATGCCCAGACTACTGAACAGCCTTCTcagtctctccttttctccctccctcctagaTGCTCCAAACCTTTCTCTGCTCCACCAGCACTGATCACTGCTGTCATTTCActttctgcttaaaatctttcaatggTTCCCCTCAGCTTTAAGCATAGGTGAGAAGTCTAGTCTGGCCCCTAAGACACTTTGCAATGTGGCCTTGCTTACATATCCAGCTTCATTCTCTCAGCCCTTACTTGGAGGGAAAAGTTTTAAGTATATAATGCCAACTAGCAGCTAGTTACCAAATCATTTTACATTCAAGTCCATTAACTCCACAGAAGCTGCTGATTTTTATATATCACAATtcctccaaaatttcctccttctTCTGGACCAAAGTGAGAAAGACTAATAGTGAGAAATTATGCTAGGAAATCTACTTGGCAAAAGTTTACTGACCACTCACCTCACAGAGGCCATGAAGTagaagaatattaaataatagcCCTCAGGTTTTCATTCCCTAAGGAAGAGATAACGGTAGACACCGTAGATGCAAACTCCCCTTTGACTCATGTGCTATGGGGTCATCTGCTTCCGAGGCCTGAATTTGAATTAGCCACTCTGAAGGCTGGCATGCAGAAGCTAATCACTTAGCTAGTGAATGAGCTTGGCTGAATACACAATGGTCACATCCCAGTGAAACTTTATTAAGGGTCTGACTCACaggtttcatttatattttaaaccacaGAGGGGAAGTCATTTGCTATCATGATACTTGCTAATTTGTGTGTTCTCAAATATCCCTGGTGAATATCAATGGCCTATAGCCTACTAATAAATAAGGCAGCACCTGGTCCAAACCAGGTCCAAGTGAGGAGGAAGTCACCTCAGCCCCGATCAGGGAAGGATGGAGAATGTTGAATCTGTATTTAGTTTTGAAGGATAGTgagaacttaaaatgaaaaagatggaacTGAGGGCCCTCCACATGAATAGACTGGCAAAAGTAAAGATTAAGACAGccaaatgttggggtgcctgggtggctcagttggttaagcggctgccttcggctcaggtcatgatcccagggtgctgggattgagccccgcactgggctccctcctccttggggagcctgcttcaccctctcccttggcctactgctccccctgcttgtgctctttctctctctgtcaaataaataaataaaatcttaaaaaaaaaaaaagacaggcaaaTGTTGAAAGCACAACTAGGGATCTTCTAGAAAACCAATGCTTCCTCTAGAGGCAAGAGGAGACGACTAAGGTTTTCTGATCCAAAAGCATGTAAGCTGAGGACATCCAAGCAGTCTGCAAGGCACTCCCTGTCCTGTCCAACCATTCACACCTCTTATAAATATCAATGTTTCAGGTTGGAAACCTATCTGAAGGGGCATGCCAAATTTTCAACACCTTCTGAAATACCTAGTAAAGGTAGAATAGCTTTTGCCTTGGTACATGGGCAAAGGTGGCCAGCCCTGGGAACCTCACTCAGAGAAGCGTGGCCAGGAATGCCTAGGGTGGGAATGATGAATCAAAGGAAAGGCAGCATAGTGGGTTCCCACACCTGCCTCTCTTTTCAACCTTGTCAACAAAGGGGTAAACAAAGTCTGAGGCTTCTGCTTCAAAAGTTCTGTGGTACTGCTGACAAGCTTTATTACTCTATtcggtgaaaaaaaaattatcaaacatttttccttcaaaaattttGGGGGAGCTAGggtaaagaaagggaaggagcagGGCAACAGAGGAATAAATACAAGTAGAAATGCAAAGCCATGGTTACCTTTCCTTGCTGCTGCCTCTTTCCTGAGCTTCCTCAATTTCTCCAAGGCCCGAAGAATGTCCACCATTCTTTTGGTGTCTGCTTGCTTTTTCCTCACTTCAGATAAGACACCATCAGCAGCAGCTTTAAGTTCCTGCTCCTGGAAAAGAGAGTCCATGAGAAAGACCCTAGTATTAGGAACAGCCTTACAGCAGAGAACAGCTGCCTAGAAGGTAGATTTCAGAAGAACAGACAGTTGCAGGGTTAAGAGTTTCTACTTGATCTCCATCTCAATTTCCTAGGCTGGACGAAACTCCTCTCCTACACTGGTCCAGCCAAGGGATTATCTTCTCTGCAGTTTCCATGTGGGTGCtgatctttgtttcttccttggaATTTCTTCAAGTGTAGTCCAAGGAACATCTGCATCAACTTTAAGTTGGGGCTctcttattaaaaatgtagactCCCGGACCTAAAGATTCAGACTAGGAGGGAAGATAAGGAATGGGTTGGAAGGGCCAGGACTCTACAGTTCTGTCAGTGACACACAACACGTGTGGCTTGTACTCCAGTGTTCTTAAGTGCCTAGGATCTTTTGACATGACAGCCTTTCAAACACTGAAGACCCTATCCTACTCTTCTTAAGTTGGTTCACATGTAGACAAAATGACTCCGGTTCCTCATGTGGATGGTAAGAAAGATCCTTTTGCCTAAAGCTCTCTTCCCATCTATCAAATAAATGCCTATAATTCCACCATTACAACCACACCATGCTGTTTCCCTCTTCTGCTTCTATTACCCTCTCTGCACCTGTTGCTTTCACTTTGCTTTGACATCTCCTTTAAGACTCAGTTCAGATGTCACAATATCATCCACAAAGCCTTCCCTTACACCATCCCCCAACAGACTGGATATTCCTTCTATGGGTTCGATAGCACCTACAGTTGAAATCCTAACACATACTATGCTGTACAGACATGGTCCCCATGAGGCTCTAAGCCCCTCAAGGACAAGCACTATATCCTATTCATCCCTATCACCAGCATTGGGTCTGGCACATAATGGGTCCTTATTAAATGTCTGTGGAACTGATGCTAACTCCCTTAGATCATGGTGCTGCCTCCAAGTATTCTCCTTTAAAGCACAGATATTCCTGGAAGTGTGAAGACAAATCTTGCCATCGCATTTCAGCGGGGAGTTATATCAGATTCTAGGGCAGTAACAGAcacaaggaggaagaggagggaggaaaccCTAGCTGGTTGTACAGAGTGAAGGGAGGGCGGCAAGCACCTAGAGGCACTCAGAAATAATGAGAATGCCTTCAACTATCTGATCAATTTCCATTTTCACCCTGGCCCCTAGGTAAGATCAAAAGACTTTGGAATCAGCCAACCTGGGCTCAGATCAGGAGTAAAACTGCTACAAACCAGTTTGTGATTGTTGGCAAGTTAGCTTCTCTACGCCTcaatttcctaatctgtaaaatggcgaGAATATGGTTTACCTCTCAGTGTTGTTACAGGGATTAAAGATCTGGcatatgttgggcgcctgggtggctcagttggttaagcgactgccttcggctcaagtcatgatcctggagtccctggatcgagtcccgcaccgggctccctgctcggcagggagtctgcttctccctctgaccctcccccctctcatgtgctctctctctctcaaataaataaataaaatcttaaaaaaaaagatctggcaTATGCAAAGGCTTTAGCATAGTGTCTAGTATGCAGCAAGTGCTCAAAAACACCACTGTTAAACCTGGGGATATGTGGTTTAAAATTCCTAAACAAAGTAATCCTGGGAAAGTCATCACTACTGCCCCATCAGCCAGTTAGGGTAAGGCACCAAGTGCTctatattttgtattaaaatcaGCGAACCAATACAAGAAACAAGGACCCAGATTTTTGTTCGCCTTGAATGTTAGTAAGTGGACAAAACATTGTAGCAGGAAACAGGGCGTCTGTAATCCCTGCAACGTCACTGTGTAATCCTATACTTTGTATTTACAGGACCCGCAGTACACCTTGAGCATTTGTGTTCTGTACTATGCGTCATTTACACGCAATCAACATGAAGACGAGGTCGGAAAGCCTGGCTACCTTTTTATTTTACgaatgaggaaaaggaggcttAAACATGGGAAACGACAGCGCAAAGCCTCACGGCCATTCAGGTTCCAAACATCACTACCTCCAGCCCCTGCGCATCTGTTGCTGCTCTTACCCGCttcttctcctccacctcctgcaCGCATTTGACCCTCCAAAGGTCAATCTCCTGCTCGCGCTCCGCTGCTCGCGCGGCCTCAGCCTCCCGCTCGGCTTCGCGTTCCCGGGCCCTCTCGCGAAGCCGCAGGCGGCGGCGCCGGACCCTCTCCAACCTCCGCCGCGCCTCACCCACATAGGCGGCCTGGGTTAGCAGCTGTAGTCTCTCGGCCAGTTGGGCGCGCAGCGGCGCGGCCTGGGCATGCAGCAGTACCCAGGCCGCGCCATCGGCCTCGGCCTCGCGCAGGGCCTGGCCCAGGTCGCGCAGCCGCCGCACCAGGCGCAGAGCCCCGCGCAACCGCGCGCGCACTTCGCCCAGGCTGGGCCCGGCGGGCGCGCGCGGAGGCACCGGGCAGCCGGTCCGCCGCGGGGTTCCGAACACCGCCTCTAGCCACTGCCGGTCGCGCAGGCGCTGCAGGGCCGCGTCCCCGAGTACGTCGGACGGCGGCGGTGCCTCAGGCCAGTGCGGGCTCCAGGGCGGCCCCGGGCCGGGCGGCGGCGGTCGCGGCCGCTCCCCACCGTCGGTCCCCGGGAAGGGCCGGCActggggcggcggcgggggcagCGGTGGTGGCGGCACCGGGTAGAAGACGCCACCGCCGCTACCGCCGCCGCCTCGAGAGGCTTCCCCGGAGGCCCGGGGCTGCAGAGCCAgcgggggctggaggaagggggcgGAGGCCCCCGGAAAGGGGCCGGGCCGTTGGGGAAGAGGCGGCGGGAAAGCCGGGGAG
This genomic interval carries:
- the PDCD7 gene encoding programmed cell death protein 7 isoform X1; this translates as MALPPFFAPGRAGPPPPQPPPPAPFGCPPPPLPSPAFPPPLPQRPGPFPGASAPFLQPPLALQPRASGEASRGGGGSGGGVFYPVPPPPLPPPPPQCRPFPGTDGGERPRPPPPGPGPPWSPHWPEAPPPSDVLGDAALQRLRDRQWLEAVFGTPRRTGCPVPPRAPAGPSLGEVRARLRGALRLVRRLRDLGQALREAEADGAAWVLLHAQAAPLRAQLAERLQLLTQAAYVGEARRRLERVRRRRLRLRERAREREAEREAEAARAAEREQEIDLWRVKCVQEVEEKKREQELKAAADGVLSEVRKKQADTKRMVDILRALEKLRKLRKEAAARKGVCPPASADETFEHHLQRLRKLIKKRSELYEAEERALRVMLEGEQEEERKRELEKKQRKEKEKFLLQKREIESKLFGDPDEFPLAHLLQPFRQYYLQAEHSLPALIQIRHDWDQYLVPSDHPKGNSVPQGWVLPPLPSNDIWATAIKLH
- the PDCD7 gene encoding programmed cell death protein 7 isoform X2, producing the protein MALPPFFAPGRAGPPPPQPPPPAPFGCPPPPLPSPAFPPPLPQRPGPFPGASAPFLQPPLALQPRASGEASRGGGGSGGGVFYPVPPPPLPPPPPQCRPFPGTDGGERPRPPPPGPGPPWSPHWPEAPPPSDVLGDAALQRLRDRQWLEAVFGTPRRTGCPVPPRAPAGPSLGEVRARLRGALRLVRRLRDLGQALREAEADGAAWVLLHAQAAPLRAQLAERLQLLTQAAYVGEARRRLERVRRRRLRLRERAREREAEREAEAARAAEREQEIDLWRVKCVQEVEEKKREQELKAAADGVLSEVRKKQADTKRMVDILRALEKLRKLRKEAAARKGVCPPASADETFEHHLQRLRKLIKKRSELYEAEERALRVMLEGEQEEERKRELEKKQRKEKEKFLLQKREIESKLFGDPDEFPLAHLLQPFRQYYLQAEHSLPALIQIRFPRTSAWGLAVLKAWFENHCD